The genomic stretch GCAGGACCTTGGCGAGGAACAGCAGGCTCAACAGCAGCAGCACGCCGTGCACCACCGACGACAGCCGGGTGCGTGCGCCGGCCTGGATGTTGGCTGAGCTGCGCACGATCACCGCGGTGATCGGCAGGCCGCCGAGCAGGCCCGCGACGACGTTGCCCACGCCCTGTGCCTGCAGCTCCCGGTTGGGGGGCGACACGCGTTTGAGCGGGTCGAGCTTGTCGGCCGCTTCGAGACTCAGCAGCGTTTCCAGGCTCGCGACGATCGCCAGCGAGACGGCGATCATGTAGATCTCCGGTCGCATCAGGGCCGACCAATCGGGCGACTGCAGCTGGCCGAGCAGGGTGCCCACACTGTCGATCTCGGGCAGCGTGACGCGCTGGTGTTCTGCCAAGGCCGACCCCGGGTCGGCCGTCACCTTCAAGGCATGGTAGGCCACACCCCACAGCACGACGAGCAGCGGTGCCGGGACTTTGCCCAGCACGGGCATGCGCTTGAGCCGAGGGGTGTCCCAGACGAACAGGATGACCAGCGACACCAGGGCGACGATCAGCGCGTCTGCCGTGATCGATCCAAGCGCCGCCTGCCAGGCGTCGAGGGCCGCGACGTCGTCGGGCACCCGCGTCAGGGCCTGCTGGGCCGATGCGAAGCCGAAGGCGACCGGCAGCTGCTTCATGAAGAGCGTGATGCCGATGGCCGCCAGCATGCCTTTGATCACCGACGACGGAAAGCAGGAGCCGAGGCTGCCCGCCCGCAAAAGCCCCAACAGCCACTGCAAGGCGCCGGCCAGTACCACGGCGGCCAGGAAGGCCTGGAAGCTGCCCAAGGTGGCGATGGCATCGACGACGATCACCACCAACCCCGCGGCCGGGCCGCTCACGCTGACGTGCGAGCCCGAAAGCCAGGCGATCACCAACCCGCCGACGATGCCCGACACGATGCCGGCCAGCAGCGGCACGCCACTGGCGTGCGCGATGCCCAGGCATAAGGGCAGTGCCACGAGAAACACGACGATGCCCGCCGGCAGGTCGCTTTTCAGGTGACGGAAGATGTCCAATTCCCCGGGCTGGGGCGCGGACGA from Caldimonas brevitalea encodes the following:
- a CDS encoding SulP family inorganic anion transporter, producing the protein MRTVSSAPQPGELDIFRHLKSDLPAGIVVFLVALPLCLGIAHASGVPLLAGIVSGIVGGLVIAWLSGSHVSVSGPAAGLVVIVVDAIATLGSFQAFLAAVVLAGALQWLLGLLRAGSLGSCFPSSVIKGMLAAIGITLFMKQLPVAFGFASAQQALTRVPDDVAALDAWQAALGSITADALIVALVSLVILFVWDTPRLKRMPVLGKVPAPLLVVLWGVAYHALKVTADPGSALAEHQRVTLPEIDSVGTLLGQLQSPDWSALMRPEIYMIAVSLAIVASLETLLSLEAADKLDPLKRVSPPNRELQAQGVGNVVAGLLGGLPITAVIVRSSANIQAGARTRLSSVVHGVLLLLSLLFLAKVLHWLPLAALAAILLQTAFKLAKPALFVAAWKRGPSDWVPFGVTVVAILATDLLIGIFIGLICSLLFVIHANLSDVMSLTSHDGAYLLRLNKDVSFFSKSKLRGHLDQVAPGSELIVDGSRCGFIDRDIQEVLDDFVAHAGPRNIKVELRSMPVRSTTAAVRRRMAGSTAAHATVRASTAS